One segment of Xanthomonas oryzae pv. oryzae DNA contains the following:
- a CDS encoding glycosyl hydrolase family 18 protein — protein sequence MLSFMSKRLTWIVLALAFACAPALAKNPTALFYLMNTQKSTNSFIANIDKIDVVVPTWYGVDQNGLVNGTPNMYLYDIAKQHKLRVMPILSMTTGREGFHKLMHDEAAKKRMIESLLIHGKQHKYYGFQFDFENIAWTDRDAYTLMVKQTADALHKAGFKMSVAVVPNAPGYAEGGQFSKWMWEYWRGAYDLKALGQAVDLVSLMTYDQHTRWTTPGPVDGMVWMKKHLDYAITQVPKDKLSLGIATYGYRWYTGNPVKEDGTEASNISATYIDADESFPLALEQNATVQWDPVEQESWFYFYRDDMREWVFRPDARSFKARYELTKQYGLEGFSCWVLGAEDPKVWDELPTAQR from the coding sequence ATGTTGTCTTTCATGAGTAAGCGATTGACCTGGATAGTGCTTGCGCTGGCATTTGCCTGCGCCCCGGCCCTGGCCAAAAATCCCACGGCGTTGTTCTATCTGATGAACACGCAGAAATCGACCAACTCGTTCATTGCCAACATCGACAAGATCGATGTGGTGGTGCCCACCTGGTACGGCGTGGACCAGAATGGCCTGGTCAACGGCACTCCCAACATGTATCTGTACGACATCGCCAAGCAGCACAAGCTGCGGGTGATGCCGATCCTGTCGATGACCACCGGTCGCGAAGGATTCCACAAGCTGATGCATGACGAAGCCGCCAAGAAGCGCATGATCGAATCGCTGCTGATTCACGGCAAGCAGCACAAGTACTACGGCTTCCAGTTCGATTTCGAAAACATCGCCTGGACCGACCGCGACGCTTACACGCTGATGGTCAAGCAGACCGCCGACGCGCTGCACAAGGCCGGCTTCAAGATGTCGGTCGCCGTGGTGCCGAATGCACCGGGCTATGCCGAAGGCGGCCAGTTTTCCAAGTGGATGTGGGAATACTGGCGTGGTGCGTACGACCTGAAGGCGCTGGGCCAGGCGGTGGATCTGGTCAGCCTGATGACCTACGACCAGCACACCCGCTGGACCACGCCCGGCCCGGTCGATGGCATGGTGTGGATGAAGAAGCATCTGGATTACGCCATCACCCAGGTGCCGAAAGACAAGCTCTCGCTGGGTATCGCCACCTACGGCTACCGCTGGTACACCGGCAACCCGGTGAAGGAAGACGGCACCGAGGCGTCGAATATTTCGGCAACGTATATCGATGCGGACGAGTCTTTCCCGCTGGCGCTGGAACAGAACGCCACCGTGCAGTGGGATCCGGTCGAGCAGGAATCGTGGTTCTACTTCTATCGCGACGACATGCGCGAGTGGGTGTTCCGCCCGGACGCACGCAGCTTCAAGGCGCGCTACGAGCTGACCAAGCAGTACGGCCTGGAAGGTTTCAGCTGCTGGGTGCTGGGCGCCGAAGACCCGAAGGTGTGGGACGAGTTGCCGACTGCGCAGCGCTAA